The genomic stretch AAATCTTTATATACTCCGTCCTTATTGGTGAAATTCCTTGCTTTATGTCTGCGTTTTCAAGAAGTTTTGGTGAGTTATTTTTGTGGCGCACACTTACGGGGATAGGTGTGGGTGCTTCTTTTCCGATAGCTTATTCTTTTGTAAGCGATATGTTTGGTAAAGGAGAAAGGGGAAAAGTTTCGTCTATACTTGGACTTTCAATATCTATTGGTGGTATTTTCGGAATGGTTATAGGTGGTTTTTTTGGTGCAACATATGGTTGGAGAATACCATTTATTTTAGTTTCATTACCTAATATTTTATTAGCCTTTCTAGGATTTTTGATTCTCAAAGAACCACAAAGGGGTGCAATGGAAAGTGGGATTGGTGAACTTGTAAAAATGGGATATGAATATCCCAAAGAAATAAAACTTTCAGATTATTTAAATTTATTTAGAATTAAAACAAATCTCTTTCTTTTTTTACAAGGTATTGCAGGGACAATACCTTGGGGAGCAATTCCCTATTTCATGGTTGAATTTTTCAAAAGAGAAATGGGTTTTTCTGCTTCACAGGCTACCACAATTTTTCTAATATTTGGAGCTGGAAATATTGTAGGAATGCTTGTTGGAGGTTGGTTGGGACAAGCGATTTATAACAGATCACCAAAATTTGTTCCTATAGCTGCTGGCTTTACCACAATTTTAGGAGCTATTTTGACAATTTTAGTCTTTTCCAAAAATATAATTGGAGGTTCTTTTATTCTCGTTTCATCTATAGGTTTTGTTGCTGCAATGTTTGATTCGTATACAGGACCAAGTGTTAAAATGATGCTTATGAATGTAAATGAACCTCGAAGTAGAGGAAGGATTTTTTCCGTATTTAACCTTACAGACTCATTAGGAACAGGTATAGGAAAGCTTTTTGGTGGATTAATTTCAACATCTCTTGGAAGTTTGGCAATATCAATGAAAATTTCAAGTGCTTTTTGGTTCATTTGTGGTATATTCTTATTTATCCTTGCAATGTTCTTTGAAAAAGATATAGCATTGCTTGACGAAAAAATGGAAGAAATGAAAAAGAAAATAGTAAATGAAAAGCTTTAGTGTGAAAGGTTGTTGAGTTTAGATAGAATTTTCTGTTAAGTCTTTAGCAAAATAACATTAACAGAAATTTTTCATTTTAATTTCTTAAAAGTGGTAAAATACTATGGGTTATCATACGCCTGGAACGTGTCTCAAACGCCAGAAAAGGCTACATGTTCCAGCGGATGTTTATTTCAAAAATCTTGAGGAGGTGAAGTTTGTGTACGCTATTGTAGAGAGCGGAGGAAAGCAGTTTCGTGTCGAACCAGGAAAAGTTTTCTTTACAGAAAAGATAGTTGGAAAAGCAGAGGGTGAAGCGGTTACATTTGACAAAGTTATAATGGTCAAGACGGATGATGGGAAAACGCTTGTGGGAAAACCCTATCTAGATAATGTAGAGATTACGGGTACTATTGTTGAACACGGAAGGGCAAGAAAGATTTTAGTTGGGAAATTTAGACCGAGAAAAAACTACAAGAGAATAAAAGGTCACAGACAATGGTACACAGCGGTAAAAATTGAAAAAATAGAAGTAAAATGATTAAATGCACCTTTTTAAAAGAAAGTGGGTTTTTTGAAAAGTTTATTATAACAGGACATTCGTTATACGCTAGAAAGGGAAAAGATATAATCTGTGCAGCGGTAAGTACAGTATCACAACACACTGCAAGATTTCTTGAAAAAAAAGGTGCACAATTAAAAATAGAAGAAGGTTATCTTGAAGTAAAGGATATAGCAAAAGATGAATTTTCACAAACATTTGTTGAAGAGCTTTTAACGACTTTAAAAGACTTAGAAGAACAATTTGGAAGATTTATAAAAGTGGAGGTGAAGAATGATGAGAATTGACATACAGCTTTTTGCAAAAAGTAGTACTGCAAAAAACGGTCGCGATAGTAATCCTAAATTTCTTGGAATAAAAAGAAGTGACGGCCAAAAAGTTCTTGCAGGAAATATAATTGTTAGACAAAGGGGAACAAAATACTGGCCTGGAAAAAATGTAGGAATGGGTAGAGACTTTACCTTATTTGCATTAAAGGATGGGGTTGTTAAATTTGAAGTAAGAAACAATAGAAAATACGTGAGTGTTTACGAAGTAGAATAATGGGTGGTAGTATGACTAACGCTAAACGCGTTGCAATCATCGGGGTATTTTCAGCACTTGCATTTGTAGTAATGTATATAGAATTTCCAATATTTCCAGCAGTGAATTTTTTAAAGTACGACCCAAGTGATATTATGGCACTTTTAATTGCATTTATATATTCTCCTACGACTGGGATTTTGGTTCTTGCGATAAAGGACGTATTATTTTACTTGTTTAAATCTGGAGATATTGTCGGTATTATAATGAATTTTGTTGCAGGTGTATTATTTATTCTTCCAGCAGCTATAATTTATGCAAAAAAAGGAAGGGCAAGGGAAATATTTGGATATATTATTGGAGTAGCTTCTGCAACTGGCGGAATGGTACTTTTAAATATGGTTGTTGTACCGTTTTACTGGAAAGTACCTCTTGAAACGGTATTTACGTTACTCCCATGGATAATAGGTTTTAATGCAATTAAATTTTCTATAGATT from Thermosipho atlanticus DSM 15807 encodes the following:
- the rpmA gene encoding 50S ribosomal protein L27; amino-acid sequence: MRIDIQLFAKSSTAKNGRDSNPKFLGIKRSDGQKVLAGNIIVRQRGTKYWPGKNVGMGRDFTLFALKDGVVKFEVRNNRKYVSVYEVE
- a CDS encoding ribosomal-processing cysteine protease Prp; the protein is MIKCTFLKESGFFEKFIITGHSLYARKGKDIICAAVSTVSQHTARFLEKKGAQLKIEEGYLEVKDIAKDEFSQTFVEELLTTLKDLEEQFGRFIKVEVKNDEN
- the rplU gene encoding 50S ribosomal protein L21, producing MYAIVESGGKQFRVEPGKVFFTEKIVGKAEGEAVTFDKVIMVKTDDGKTLVGKPYLDNVEITGTIVEHGRARKILVGKFRPRKNYKRIKGHRQWYTAVKIEKIEVK
- a CDS encoding ECF transporter S component — protein: MTNAKRVAIIGVFSALAFVVMYIEFPIFPAVNFLKYDPSDIMALLIAFIYSPTTGILVLAIKDVLFYLFKSGDIVGIIMNFVAGVLFILPAAIIYAKKGRAREIFGYIIGVASATGGMVLLNMVVVPFYWKVPLETVFTLLPWIIGFNAIKFSIDSVVNYIIHKRVKGILEPNNESI
- a CDS encoding MFS transporter; translated protein: MGRWWVVVFLSILLIFLNADQMVMAPNIGAIEEEFGITDAHIGLVASTFTILGAVISLVWGFLADKYNRKKIFIYSVLIGEIPCFMSAFSRSFGELFLWRTLTGIGVGASFPIAYSFVSDMFGKGERGKVSSILGLSISIGGIFGMVIGGFFGATYGWRIPFILVSLPNILLAFLGFLILKEPQRGAMESGIGELVKMGYEYPKEIKLSDYLNLFRIKTNLFLFLQGIAGTIPWGAIPYFMVEFFKREMGFSASQATTIFLIFGAGNIVGMLVGGWLGQAIYNRSPKFVPIAAGFTTILGAILTILVFSKNIIGGSFILVSSIGFVAAMFDSYTGPSVKMMLMNVNEPRSRGRIFSVFNLTDSLGTGIGKLFGGLISTSLGSLAISMKISSAFWFICGIFLFILAMFFEKDIALLDEKMEEMKKKIVNEKL